The proteins below come from a single Drosophila suzukii chromosome X, CBGP_Dsuzu_IsoJpt1.0, whole genome shotgun sequence genomic window:
- the Cht11 gene encoding chitinase-3-like protein 1 — protein MGSYDKLENAAQERSHRKWGLRTLICWSVLLTSLLCLFVGLINSGFLGLQMGTQRVDLGQVEQRLVCYYASGGTQNLSLLDVPGDLCTHINIGPAILNNATIVLPDSLIQVLQNDSRSFRAAHPQVHLLLWIGGADSGRQFALMVANHAMRKVFLRSLREILRTYPSLDGIDLDWEFPSAYDRERMHLSQLLYEIRTEWRREKRPNDILSLAVAAPEGIALYAYDIRELNLYADYVNLMAYDFHFYREDTPFTGLNAPLYARSQERSLMATFNINYTVEWWLKSGLEPQRLVVGLPTYGHSFTLVNPLNHRIGAPASGYGKCGHLGFTTLSETCECASKYFKPTFSYDAETCSPYLSALQEWISYENQTSIACKASYVKSLHLGGVMVFSLNSDDLRNACSYLPNLEYNQKPVFPLTQAIKEILRKSEAESL, from the exons ATGGGGAGCTACGATAAACTGGAGAACGCAGCCCAGGAGCGGAGCCACCGGAAATGGGGCCTGAGAACTTTGATCTGCTGGAGTGTTTTGTTGACTTCTTTGTTGTGCCTTTTTGTGGGGCTCATCAACTCGGGATTTTTGGGACTCCAAATGGGAACTCAGAGAGTGGACTTGGGCCAAGTGGAGCAGCGACTGGTGTGCTACTATGCCAGCGGCGGAACCCAAAATCTCAGCCTTCTGGATGTTCCCGGCGATCTGTGCACCCACATCAATATCGGACCCGCCATCTTAAATAATGCCACCATAGTCCTGCCCGATTCCCTGATCCAGGTGCTGCAGAACGACAGCCGCTCCTTCCGGGCTGCCCATCCGCAGGTGCACCTGCTTCTCTGGATCGGAGGCGCCGACAGCGGCCGACAGTTCGCCCTCATGGTGGCGAACCATGCAATGCGCAAGGTGTTCCTACGCTCCCTCCGGGAAATACTGCGCACCTATCCCAGTTTGGATGGCATCGATCTGGACTGGGAGTTTCCGAGTGCCTACGATCGCGAGCGAATGCATCTCTCGCAGTTGCTCTACGAGATCAGGACGGAGTGGCGGCGCGAGAAGCGACCGAATGACATCCTTTCGCTGGCGGTGGCTGCTCCCGAGGGAATCGCCCTCTATGCCTATGACATCCGGGAGCTGAATCTGTACGCGGACTATGTAAATCTGATGGCCTATGATTTCCACTTCTACCGCGAGGATACACCCTTCACGGGCCTGAATGCTCCACTTTATGCCCGCTCCCAGGAGCGCTCCCTGATGGCCACGTTTAACATAAACTACACGGTGGAGTGGTGGCTGAAGAGCGGTCTGGAGCCGCAGCGGCTTGTGGTGGGTCTGCCCACCTACGGACACTCCTTTAC GTTGGTGAATCCCCTCAATCACCGCATAGGAGCTCCTGCTTCCGGTTATGGCAAATGCGGCCATCTGGGCTTCACCACACTCTCGGAAACCTGCGAGTGCGCCTCCAAGTACTTCAAACCCACCTTCTCCTACGACGCTGAGACCTGTTCGCCCTATCTAAGCGCCCTACAGGAGTGGATCTCCTACGAAAACCAAACGAGCATCGCCTGCAAGGCCAGCTATGTAAAATCCCTGCATCTGGGAGGCGTTATGGTCTTCTCACTGAACAGTGATGATCTCAGGAATGCATGCAGCTACTTGCCAAACTTGGAATACAACCAGAAACCCGTCTTTCCTCTTACCCAGGCCATTAAGGAGATCCTAAGGAAATCGGAAGCGGAATCACTGTGA
- the LOC108016621 gene encoding uncharacterized protein, with the protein MEERQDYDLEDYDLNFVQLSRQQVLQRYSGAVHQLRRLADQRYAVRSLSFDNYVLFQYFRQRNWQTGVTPTAPLMAYLKLEVLHHLLDRRRQILCWLFYLTLVSLCVAAYRYETTSSTNGQQERVVQSMVYPGMRMWRRMTMPLIQRFPQLTELYDESCLMGNPFYQLEDLSCGPCADVESVWLEGEECGGGLPAEDDQSQRCHQPEGSPIAFRSNQLEAIDLSHFYNIYASNHQIFQRDAYRVLSTNQDVHNLEDLFGQFNSSWTQQAHNLWRCNRMLPARLLRPIFARPARLPSMGVALERYVAIDTAQAPAYTLPETECPNVYVHQAVGTRFIILRPTSECRHRCRTLSLRLTQSFVLSYNWLYWKPISAPDPISESLSISLIGSYC; encoded by the exons ATGGAGGAGCGCCAGGACTACGATCTTGAGGACTATGACCTGAACTTTGTGCAACTGAGTCGCCAGCAGGTCCTGCAGCGATATTCGGGTGCAGTGCATCAGTTGCGCCGCCTGGCGGATCAGCGATATGCCGTGCGCTCCCTGAGCTTCGACAACTATGTTCTGTTCCAGTATTTCCGGCAGCGCAACTGGCAGACGGGCGTCACGCCCACCGCCCCCCTGATGGCTTATCTTAAACTGGAGGTACTGCATCATCTGCTGGACCGGCGTCGCCAGATCCTCTGCTGGCTCTTCTACCTAACGCTGGTGTCGCTCTGCGTGGCCGCCTACCGTTACGAGACGACCAGCTCCACCAATGGCCAACAGGAGCGCGTGGTCCAATCCATGGTCTACCCCGGGATGCGCATGTGGCGCCGGATGACCATGCCGCTGATCCAACGATTCCCACAGTTGACCGAGCTCTACGACGAGTCGTGCTTGATGGGCAATCCGTTCTACCAGCTGGAGGATCTCAGCTGTGGGCCGTGCGCCGATGTGGAGAGCGTCTGGCTGGAGGGCGAGGAGTGCGGTGGTGGTCTCCCAGCGGAGGACGATCAGAGCCAGAGGTGCCATCAGCCAGAGGGCTCGCCCATAGCCTTTCGCAGCAATCAGCTGGAGGCCATTGATTTGAGCCACTTCTACAACATCTATGCCAGCAATCATCAGATCTTCCAGCGCGATGCGTACCGTGTGCTCTCCACCAACCAGGATGTTCACAATCTGGAGGATCTCTTCGGGCAGTTTAACAGCAGCTGGACCCAGCAGGCCCACAATCTGTGGCGCTGCAATCGCATGCTGCCCGCGAGACTCTTGCGTCCCATTTTCGCCAGGCCAGCCCGTTTGCCCAGCATGGGCGTTGCCCTGGAGCGTTATGTGGCCATCGATACTGCCCAGGCGCCAGCCTACACCTTGCCGGAGACGGAGTGCCCCAATGTGTACGTTCACCAGGCGGTGGGCACGCGGTTCATCATCCTGCGGCCCACCAGTGAGTGCCGGCACCGCTGTCGCACCCTGTCCCTGCGACTCACCCAGTCTTTTGTGC tCAGTTACAATTGGTTATACTGGAAACCGATCTCTGCGCCGGATCCCATCTCGGAATCGCTGTCCATCAGCCTCATCGGCTCCTACTGCTAG
- the Tmf gene encoding TATA element modulatory factor: MSWFEKAKTVLIEALDIQDDDSKAAEKDSPVAGVADEGGATTGSTISADAAGGGTAATPASDTPTFFDNPHANEMVTIPPTPTSVPGSSAYGKRQSATSDSVDLLSSPTSPISPSGEEPSVAKRMSESSLELITATTASEMEMSPDTEPSLPDSIVIIASNDTSDNAEGDGEDDDDEGTQLERHMEDHLNDSTKTMKALVLSDIQTAGNADSDSTQSFEDIQLQMSHKGKSPAPAKAEVVDQSYSSTSSDIEIISNPNGDSSTNSTTTRTSPQKFKELAGGKVGLKAKGHHREPSEISLLSEDSQSELDKLVQRISELNQVIEAREQRLLQSERQNAELLERNQELRARVEAAANSANSPDAADAVQRLSALEKKFQASIRERDALRIQMKSLRDELQNKIPKDELAECNEMIAGLQSEGEKLSKEILQQSTIIKKLRAKEKTSDTLLKKNGEQISLLSSESERLKKSLAAKEEMERTQIEAVCRMTAEKKRVDEENAEGRSRIEDLQSRLAALQASFDGLKGDLQKRTRLEQDSLRAEQQEYVQQVSDLREKLRLAEHSLARREQQMREENRQLLHRLEAAELRAESSTQELGATTTPLIRQIESLQRTLDQRSAGWNREEQQLLQKLDDSQVQLRSLQQLESVQGEKQELLRTRCGLLEEKLSSALMEAEAAKMALRQHDLEADSRESDHKKQISQLQEELRQQQEQIANLEQQCQRQKAEAEQSKQPSRLTVEAVKASSELQPQLQMQLPKSQAPLRSSPPLSLADDSGSNEEALGGIIDWQADDLDCASNSGRQPSGIIQGVHLSFLAANTSTLEHLQALLKQRDGELTHLQWELSRLQAERSVLDGEISNLTIELETMKEKLQVYEMMEKGYEDLQHRYDALLQMYGEKVERTEELELDLTELKTAYKLQIDELLAAPPPNLQRPPKPT; this comes from the exons ATGAGCTGGTTCGAAAAGGCCAAAACGGTGCTGATTGAGGCGCTGGATATCCAGGATGACGACAGCAAGGCGGCGGAGAAGGACTCGCCGGTGGCTGGCGTTGCGGACGAAGGTGGCGCCACAACTGGAAGCACTATATCCGCGGATGCAGCGGGAGGAGGCACCGCTGCCACGCCCGCTTCAGACACGCCCACTTTCTTTGACAATCCGCATGCCAACGAGATGGTCACCATTCCGCCCACGCCCACTTCTGTGCCAGGTAGCAGCGCCTACGGCAAACGCCAGTCGGCCACCTCGGATTCGGTGGATCTGCTTTCTTCCCCGACTTCGCCCATCTCGCCCAGCGGCGAGGAGCCGTCGGTGGCCAAGCGCATGTCCGAATCCTCGCTGGAACTCATCACGGCCACCACGGCCAGCGAAATGGAGATGTCCCCCGACACGGAGCCCTCGCTGCCCGACAGCATCGTGATTATCGCCAGCAACGACACATCCGACAATGCCGAGGGCGATGGCGAGGATGACGACGACGAGGGCACGCAGTTAGAGCGGCACATGGAGGATCACCTGAATG ACTCCACCAAAACCATGAAGGCTTTGGTCCTCAGCGACATCCAGACAGCCGGCAATGCCGACTCCGATTCCACGCAGAGCTTCGAGGACATCCAGCTGCAGATGAGCCACAAGGGCAAGTCGCCCGCTCCCGCCAAGGCGGAGGTGGTGGACCAGAGCTATTCGTCCACCTCGTCGGACATCGAGATCATCTCGAATCCGAATGGCGACTCCAGCACCAACAGTACCACCACGCGCACCAGTCCACAGAAATTCAAGGAGCTGGCCGGCGGCAAGGTGGGCCTGAAGGCCAAAGGCCATCACCGCGAGCCCTCGGAGATCTCGCTGCTCTCAGAGGACTCGCAGTCGGAGCTGGACAAGCTGGTGCAGCGTATCAGCGAGCTGAACCAGGTGATTGAGGCGCGGGAACAGAGACTTTTACAGTCGGAGCGCCAAAATGCCGAGCTCCTGGAGCGGAACCAGGAGTTGCGAGCCCGGGTCGAGGCGGCGGCCAATAGCGCCAACAGTCCGGATGCGGCGGATGCGGTGCAGCGTCTTTCGGCGCTAGAGAAGAAGTTCCAGGCCAGCATTCGTGAACGCGATGCCCTGCGCATCCAAATGAAGAGCCTGCGCGATGAGCTGCAAAACAAGATACCAAAGGATGAGCTGGCCGAGTGCAACGAGATGATTGCCGGCCTCCAATCCGAGGGCGAGAAGCTGTCCAAGGAGATCCTGCAGCAGTCGACGATCATCAAGAAGCTGCGTGCCAAGGAGAAGACCTCAGACACGCTGCTAAAGAAGAACGGCGAGCAGATCTCGCTGCTGTCCAGCGAATCGGAGCGCCTGAAGAAATCCCTGGCTGCCAAGGAGGAGATGGAGCGCACCCAGATCGAGGCGGTTTGCCGGATGACGGCGGAGAAGAAGCGTGTCGATGAGGAGAATGCCGAGGGGCGCAGTCGCATCGAAGATCTGCAATCCAGGCTGGCTGCCCTGCAAGCCAGCTTCGATGGTCTGAAAGGAGATCTCCAGAAGCGCACGCGACTGGAGCAGGATAGCCTGCGGGCCGAGCAGCAGGAGTATGTGCAGCAGGTGTCCGATCTGCGCGAGAAACTCCGCCTGGCCGAGCACAGTCTGGCCAGAAGGGAGCAGCAAATGCGCGAGGAGAACCGCCAGCTATTGCATCGCCTTGAAGCCGCCGAGCTGCGGGCGGAGAGCTCCACGCAGGAGCTGGGCGCCACCACCACGCCGCTGATCCGCCAGATCGAGTCGCTGCAGCGAACCCTGGACCAGCGATCCGCCGGCTGGAACCGtgaggagcagcagctgctCCAGAAACTGGACGACTCGCAGGTGCAGCTGCGCTCACTGCAGCAACTGGAGTCCGTGCAGGGCGAGAAGCAAGAGCTGCTGCGCACCCGTTGCGGCCTGCTGGAGGAGAAGCTGTCGAGTGCCCTGATGGAGGCGGAGGCCGCAAAGATGGCACTGCGTCAACACGACCTTGAGGCGGACAGCAGGGAGAGCGACCACAAAAA GCAAATCAGTCAGCTGCAGGAGGAGCTTaggcagcagcaggagcaaaTTGCGAACTTGGAGCAGCAGTGCCAGAGGCAGAAGGCCGAGGCGGAGCAAAGCAAGCAGCCCAGCCGGTTGACCGTGGAGGCGGTGAAGGCCAGCAGCGAGTTGCAGCCCCAGTTGCAGATGCAGCTGCCCAAGTCCCAGGCGCCACTACGCTCCTCGCCGCCGCTCAGCCTGGCGGATGACAGTGGCTCCAACGAGGAGGCCCTGGGCGGCATCATCGACTGGCAGGCG GATGACCTCGATTGCGCTTCCAACTCGGGACGCCAGCCATCGGGCATCATCCAGGGCGTGCACCTGAGCTTCCTGGCGGCCAACACCAGCACCCTGGAACACCTGCAGGCCCTGCTGAAGCAGCGCGATGGTGAGCTGACCCACCTGCAGTGGGAACTATCGCGCCTGCAGGCAGAGCGAAGCGTTCTCGACGGCGAGATATCCAACCTGACCATCGAACTGGAAACG ATGAAGGAGAAACTGCAGGTGTACGAGATGATGGAGAAGGGATACGAGGACCTGCAGCATCGCTATGACGCCCTGCTGCAGATGTACGGCGAGAAGGTGGAGCGCACCGAGGAACTGGAGCTGGACCTGACCGAGCTGAAGACGGCCTACAAGCTGCAGATCGACGAGCTGCTGGCCGCCCCGCCGCCCAATCTGCAACGGCCGCCGAAGCCGACATGA
- the LOC108016838 gene encoding uncharacterized protein produces MCEAASPADQRNVEVKARIPGGSEGFKERLILAKALGGGQDAELIEQRDVFFESPLGGRLKLRYLQAPSRSQLVFYDRPDVAGPKLSKFNKTEVDEPEVLEKILRQSNGVLGVLAKRRHLFLHGQTRIHLDEVKDLGHFMELEVCLRPEQTLEEGQAIAEKLSKELSIQEQDLMTGSYFDALRKVNP; encoded by the coding sequence ATGTGCGAAGCGGCTTCTCCGGCGGATCAGCGGAATGTGGAGGTAAAGGCACGGATTCCGGGCGGATCCGAAGGCTTCAAGGAGCGCCTGATCTTGGCCAAAGCCCTAGGCGGAGGCCAAGATGCGGAGTTGATCGAGCAGCGGGACGTGTTCTTCGAATCTCCGCTGGGTGGACGCCTCAAGTTGCGCTATCTACAGGCGCCATCTCGCTCCCAGTTGGTCTTCTACGATCGTCCGGATGTGGCGGGTCCCAAGCTCTCCAAGTTCAACAAGACGGAGGTGGATGAACCGGAGGTGCTCGAGAAGATCCTCCGCCAGTCAAACGGAGTCCTCGGCGTCCTCGCAAAGCGGCGGCATTTATTTCTTCACGGACAAACGCGCATCCACCTGGACGAGGTGAAGGATCTGGGTCACTTCATGGAGCTGGAGGTGTGCCTGCGACCGGAACAGACCCTCGAGGAGGGTCAAGCCATTGCCGAGAAGCTGTCCAAGGAGCTGAGCATCCAGGAGCAGGACCTCATGACCGGCTCCTACTTCGATGCCCTGCGGAAGGTCAATCCATAA